One genomic window of Ziziphus jujuba cultivar Dongzao chromosome 4, ASM3175591v1 includes the following:
- the LOC107415949 gene encoding CSC1-like protein HYP1 isoform X3 yields MILSALLTSVGINLGLCLLFFTLYSILRKQPGNVGVYAPRLVAQGQSQASAEFNLERLLPTAGWVRTAWQPSEEHLLSTLGLDAVVVVRIFIFSLKVFTFAGIVGVFVLIPVNFLGNQLSEDFSDLPNKSLDSFSISNVNVGSNRLWIHFCAAYVFTGVVCYFLYCESLYISSKRIAYFYSCKPQAHQFTVLVRGIPVSPESSCGETVERFFTEYHPSTYLSHTVLRRTSKVQGLISDAEKIRKRLAHLKLSTQSEQRFRRDGFLGIFGRKVDIIDHYERKLGDLEDNLRMEQSSLGKQEVPAAFVSFKSRLGAAIALHIPQGVNPTEWVAERAPEPQDVHWPFFSSSFIKIWIFKLVVVVACVSLTILFLIPVLIVQGLTNLEQLETWFPFLESILKLNVVSQVITGYLPSLILHLFLSLVPPIMIFFSSMQGYMSFSQIEKSACTKVLWFTIWNIFFANVLSGSALYQVNIFLEPKKIPKVLAEAVPSQAAFFIAYVVTSVPRIVFFGLLGVTYFFLAPLILPFLIIYYCMGYIIYRNQLLNVYSSKYETGGKFWPIVHNSMIFSLILMHVIAIGIFGLKKLPLASSLIIPLPILTLLFDQYIRRRFLPIFKAYPVECLVNKDRADENDPAMAEFFDKLVSAYRDPALDPLQYSRNTDGQNAPLLGAAEV; encoded by the exons ATGATTCTGTCGGCTCTCTTGACATCCGTGGGAATCAATCTGGGGCTGTGCCTGTTGTTTTTCACTCTGTATTCCATACTCCGAAAGCAGCCTGGCAATGTCGGCGTCTACGCACCGCGTTTGGTTGCTCAAGGACAATCTCAGGCCTCTGCTGAATTCAACCTGGAGAGGTTGTTGCCCACTGCTGGTTGGGTCAGGACGGCTTGGCAACCCTCCGAGGAACACCTCTTGTCCACCTTGGGCTTGGATGCTGTCGTCGTCGTCCGTATTTTCATTTtcag TTTGAAAGTATTTACCTTTGCTGGGATTGTTGGAGTCTTCGTTCTTATCCCTGTTAATTTTCTCGGAAACCAGCTTAGTGAGGATTTTTCTGATCTGCCTAACAAGTCTTTAGATTCTTTCAGTATTTCAAATGTTAACGTCGGCTCAAACAG GTTATGGATTCACTTTTGTGCTGCGTATGTTTTTACTGGAGTTGTCTGCTATTTTCTTTATTGT gaatctttatatatatcttCAAAAAGAATAGCCTACTTCTATTCATGCAAACCTCAGGCTCATCAATTTACGGTATTAGTTCGAGGTATTCCTGTCTCACCTGAAAGCAGCTGCGGGGAAACTGTTGAGAGATTTTTTACTGAGTATCATCCTTCTACTTATCTTTCACATACAGTACTCCGACGAACCAGTAAAGTTCAAGGTCTTATT AGTGATGCAGAGAAGATCCGCAAAAGGCTTGCCCATCTGAAACTTAGCACCCAATCTGAACAAAGGTTCAGGCGTGATGGATTTCTGGGGATATTTGGACGCAAAGTTGATATCATAGATCACTATGAAAGGAAACTCGGAGATTTGGAAGATAATCTGAGAATGGAGCAATCATCGTTAGGAAAG CAGGAAGTTCCAGCTGCCTTTGTTTCGTTCAAGTCACGACTTGGTGCTGCAATAGCTTTGCACATACCACAAGGGGTCAATCCCACAGAGTGGGTTGCTGAACGAGCTCCGGAGCCCCAGGATGTTCACTGGCCTTTCTTCTCTTCATCATTcataaaaatatggatattcAAGCTAGTAGTGGTTGTTGCATGTGTTTCTCTTACCATTCTATTCCTCATACCGGTTTTAATAGTGCAAGGTCTTACTAATCTTGAGCAGTTGGAAACCTGGTTCCCTTTTCTGGAAAGCATACTGAAATT AAATGTTGTCAGTCAAGTCATAACAGGATATCTTCCTAGTCTTATTCTTCACTTGTTCTTATCTTTGGTGCCACCCATcatgatatttttttcttccatgCAAGGATACATGTCTTTCAGTCAGATAGAAAAAAGTGCATGTACAAAAGTATTGTGGTTTACCATCTGgaacattttctttgcaaatgtACTATCAGGATCAGCTTTGTATCAGGTTAACATCTTTCTTGAGcccaaaaaaattccaaaagtgCTTGCTGAAGCAGTTCCCTCACAG GCAGCATTTTTCATTGCTTATGTTGTGACATCAG TTCCCAGAATTGTCTTCTTTGGACTCCTTGGTGTGACATACTTCTTCTTAGCTCCACTGATTCTACCATTTCTTATAATTTACTATTGTATGGGATATATAATCTATCGCAACCAG CTACTGAATGTATATTCATCCAAGTATGAAACTGGTGGAAAGTTTTGGCCGATAGTGCACAATTCAATGATATTTTCTTTGATACTGATGCATGTTATTGCAATTGGTATATTTGGGTTGAAAAAGCTTCCCTTGGCTTCCTCTTTGATCATTCCTCTTCCAATTTTAACACTACTTTTCGATCAGTACATCCGACGTCGATTCCTGCCGATATTCAAAGCTTATCCAGTCGAG TGCTTGGTAAACAAAGATAGAGCAGACGAGAATGATCCTGCCATGGCTGAATTTTTTGATAAGCTAGTGTCTGCATACAGAGACCCAGCTTTGGATCCATTACAATATTCAAGAAACACCGACGGACAAAACGCTCCTCTTCTTGGTGCAGCTGAAGTTTGA
- the LOC107415949 gene encoding CSC1-like protein HYP1 isoform X2, with protein MILSALLTSVGINLGLCLLFFTLYSILRKQPGNVGVYAPRLVAQGQSQASAEFNLERLLPTAGWVRTAWQPSEEHLLSTLGLDAVVVVRIFIFSLKVFTFAGIVGVFVLIPVNFLGNQLSEDFSDLPNKSLDSFSISNVNVGSNRLWIHFCAAYVFTGVVCYFLYCESLYISSKRIAYFYSCKPQAHQFTVLVRGIPVSPESSCGETVERFFTEYHPSTYLSHTVLRRTSKVQGLISDAEKIRKRLAHLKLSTQSEQRFRRDGFLGIFGRKVDIIDHYERKLGDLEDNLRMEQSSLGKEVPAAFVSFKSRLGAAIALHIPQGVNPTEWVAERAPEPQDVHWPFFSSSFIKIWIFKLVVVVACVSLTILFLIPVLIVQGLTNLEQLETWFPFLESILKLNVVSQVITGYLPSLILHLFLSLVPPIMIFFSSMQGYMSFSQIEKSACTKVLWFTIWNIFFANVLSGSALYQVNIFLEPKKIPKVLAEAVPSQAAFFIAYVVTSGWTSLSSELFRLIPLICSFFKRLFAGKDSNEFDVPSTPYHSVVPRIVFFGLLGVTYFFLAPLILPFLIIYYCMGYIIYRNQLLNVYSSKYETGGKFWPIVHNSMIFSLILMHVIAIGIFGLKKLPLASSLIIPLPILTLLFDQYIRRRFLPIFKAYPVECLVNKDRADENDPAMAEFFDKLVSAYRDPALDPLQYSRNTDGQNAPLLGAAEV; from the exons ATGATTCTGTCGGCTCTCTTGACATCCGTGGGAATCAATCTGGGGCTGTGCCTGTTGTTTTTCACTCTGTATTCCATACTCCGAAAGCAGCCTGGCAATGTCGGCGTCTACGCACCGCGTTTGGTTGCTCAAGGACAATCTCAGGCCTCTGCTGAATTCAACCTGGAGAGGTTGTTGCCCACTGCTGGTTGGGTCAGGACGGCTTGGCAACCCTCCGAGGAACACCTCTTGTCCACCTTGGGCTTGGATGCTGTCGTCGTCGTCCGTATTTTCATTTtcag TTTGAAAGTATTTACCTTTGCTGGGATTGTTGGAGTCTTCGTTCTTATCCCTGTTAATTTTCTCGGAAACCAGCTTAGTGAGGATTTTTCTGATCTGCCTAACAAGTCTTTAGATTCTTTCAGTATTTCAAATGTTAACGTCGGCTCAAACAG GTTATGGATTCACTTTTGTGCTGCGTATGTTTTTACTGGAGTTGTCTGCTATTTTCTTTATTGT gaatctttatatatatcttCAAAAAGAATAGCCTACTTCTATTCATGCAAACCTCAGGCTCATCAATTTACGGTATTAGTTCGAGGTATTCCTGTCTCACCTGAAAGCAGCTGCGGGGAAACTGTTGAGAGATTTTTTACTGAGTATCATCCTTCTACTTATCTTTCACATACAGTACTCCGACGAACCAGTAAAGTTCAAGGTCTTATT AGTGATGCAGAGAAGATCCGCAAAAGGCTTGCCCATCTGAAACTTAGCACCCAATCTGAACAAAGGTTCAGGCGTGATGGATTTCTGGGGATATTTGGACGCAAAGTTGATATCATAGATCACTATGAAAGGAAACTCGGAGATTTGGAAGATAATCTGAGAATGGAGCAATCATCGTTAGGAAAG GAAGTTCCAGCTGCCTTTGTTTCGTTCAAGTCACGACTTGGTGCTGCAATAGCTTTGCACATACCACAAGGGGTCAATCCCACAGAGTGGGTTGCTGAACGAGCTCCGGAGCCCCAGGATGTTCACTGGCCTTTCTTCTCTTCATCATTcataaaaatatggatattcAAGCTAGTAGTGGTTGTTGCATGTGTTTCTCTTACCATTCTATTCCTCATACCGGTTTTAATAGTGCAAGGTCTTACTAATCTTGAGCAGTTGGAAACCTGGTTCCCTTTTCTGGAAAGCATACTGAAATT AAATGTTGTCAGTCAAGTCATAACAGGATATCTTCCTAGTCTTATTCTTCACTTGTTCTTATCTTTGGTGCCACCCATcatgatatttttttcttccatgCAAGGATACATGTCTTTCAGTCAGATAGAAAAAAGTGCATGTACAAAAGTATTGTGGTTTACCATCTGgaacattttctttgcaaatgtACTATCAGGATCAGCTTTGTATCAGGTTAACATCTTTCTTGAGcccaaaaaaattccaaaagtgCTTGCTGAAGCAGTTCCCTCACAG GCAGCATTTTTCATTGCTTATGTTGTGACATCAGGTTGGACCAGTCTATCTTCAGAACTATTTCGGCTTATTCCCTTGATTTGCAGTTTTTTCAAAAGACTATTTGCCGGAAAAGATAGTAATGAATTTGATGTTCCATCAACTCCTTATCATAGTGTAGTTCCCAGAATTGTCTTCTTTGGACTCCTTGGTGTGACATACTTCTTCTTAGCTCCACTGATTCTACCATTTCTTATAATTTACTATTGTATGGGATATATAATCTATCGCAACCAG CTACTGAATGTATATTCATCCAAGTATGAAACTGGTGGAAAGTTTTGGCCGATAGTGCACAATTCAATGATATTTTCTTTGATACTGATGCATGTTATTGCAATTGGTATATTTGGGTTGAAAAAGCTTCCCTTGGCTTCCTCTTTGATCATTCCTCTTCCAATTTTAACACTACTTTTCGATCAGTACATCCGACGTCGATTCCTGCCGATATTCAAAGCTTATCCAGTCGAG TGCTTGGTAAACAAAGATAGAGCAGACGAGAATGATCCTGCCATGGCTGAATTTTTTGATAAGCTAGTGTCTGCATACAGAGACCCAGCTTTGGATCCATTACAATATTCAAGAAACACCGACGGACAAAACGCTCCTCTTCTTGGTGCAGCTGAAGTTTGA
- the LOC107415949 gene encoding CSC1-like protein HYP1 isoform X1 → MILSALLTSVGINLGLCLLFFTLYSILRKQPGNVGVYAPRLVAQGQSQASAEFNLERLLPTAGWVRTAWQPSEEHLLSTLGLDAVVVVRIFIFSLKVFTFAGIVGVFVLIPVNFLGNQLSEDFSDLPNKSLDSFSISNVNVGSNRLWIHFCAAYVFTGVVCYFLYCESLYISSKRIAYFYSCKPQAHQFTVLVRGIPVSPESSCGETVERFFTEYHPSTYLSHTVLRRTSKVQGLISDAEKIRKRLAHLKLSTQSEQRFRRDGFLGIFGRKVDIIDHYERKLGDLEDNLRMEQSSLGKQEVPAAFVSFKSRLGAAIALHIPQGVNPTEWVAERAPEPQDVHWPFFSSSFIKIWIFKLVVVVACVSLTILFLIPVLIVQGLTNLEQLETWFPFLESILKLNVVSQVITGYLPSLILHLFLSLVPPIMIFFSSMQGYMSFSQIEKSACTKVLWFTIWNIFFANVLSGSALYQVNIFLEPKKIPKVLAEAVPSQAAFFIAYVVTSGWTSLSSELFRLIPLICSFFKRLFAGKDSNEFDVPSTPYHSVVPRIVFFGLLGVTYFFLAPLILPFLIIYYCMGYIIYRNQLLNVYSSKYETGGKFWPIVHNSMIFSLILMHVIAIGIFGLKKLPLASSLIIPLPILTLLFDQYIRRRFLPIFKAYPVECLVNKDRADENDPAMAEFFDKLVSAYRDPALDPLQYSRNTDGQNAPLLGAAEV, encoded by the exons ATGATTCTGTCGGCTCTCTTGACATCCGTGGGAATCAATCTGGGGCTGTGCCTGTTGTTTTTCACTCTGTATTCCATACTCCGAAAGCAGCCTGGCAATGTCGGCGTCTACGCACCGCGTTTGGTTGCTCAAGGACAATCTCAGGCCTCTGCTGAATTCAACCTGGAGAGGTTGTTGCCCACTGCTGGTTGGGTCAGGACGGCTTGGCAACCCTCCGAGGAACACCTCTTGTCCACCTTGGGCTTGGATGCTGTCGTCGTCGTCCGTATTTTCATTTtcag TTTGAAAGTATTTACCTTTGCTGGGATTGTTGGAGTCTTCGTTCTTATCCCTGTTAATTTTCTCGGAAACCAGCTTAGTGAGGATTTTTCTGATCTGCCTAACAAGTCTTTAGATTCTTTCAGTATTTCAAATGTTAACGTCGGCTCAAACAG GTTATGGATTCACTTTTGTGCTGCGTATGTTTTTACTGGAGTTGTCTGCTATTTTCTTTATTGT gaatctttatatatatcttCAAAAAGAATAGCCTACTTCTATTCATGCAAACCTCAGGCTCATCAATTTACGGTATTAGTTCGAGGTATTCCTGTCTCACCTGAAAGCAGCTGCGGGGAAACTGTTGAGAGATTTTTTACTGAGTATCATCCTTCTACTTATCTTTCACATACAGTACTCCGACGAACCAGTAAAGTTCAAGGTCTTATT AGTGATGCAGAGAAGATCCGCAAAAGGCTTGCCCATCTGAAACTTAGCACCCAATCTGAACAAAGGTTCAGGCGTGATGGATTTCTGGGGATATTTGGACGCAAAGTTGATATCATAGATCACTATGAAAGGAAACTCGGAGATTTGGAAGATAATCTGAGAATGGAGCAATCATCGTTAGGAAAG CAGGAAGTTCCAGCTGCCTTTGTTTCGTTCAAGTCACGACTTGGTGCTGCAATAGCTTTGCACATACCACAAGGGGTCAATCCCACAGAGTGGGTTGCTGAACGAGCTCCGGAGCCCCAGGATGTTCACTGGCCTTTCTTCTCTTCATCATTcataaaaatatggatattcAAGCTAGTAGTGGTTGTTGCATGTGTTTCTCTTACCATTCTATTCCTCATACCGGTTTTAATAGTGCAAGGTCTTACTAATCTTGAGCAGTTGGAAACCTGGTTCCCTTTTCTGGAAAGCATACTGAAATT AAATGTTGTCAGTCAAGTCATAACAGGATATCTTCCTAGTCTTATTCTTCACTTGTTCTTATCTTTGGTGCCACCCATcatgatatttttttcttccatgCAAGGATACATGTCTTTCAGTCAGATAGAAAAAAGTGCATGTACAAAAGTATTGTGGTTTACCATCTGgaacattttctttgcaaatgtACTATCAGGATCAGCTTTGTATCAGGTTAACATCTTTCTTGAGcccaaaaaaattccaaaagtgCTTGCTGAAGCAGTTCCCTCACAG GCAGCATTTTTCATTGCTTATGTTGTGACATCAGGTTGGACCAGTCTATCTTCAGAACTATTTCGGCTTATTCCCTTGATTTGCAGTTTTTTCAAAAGACTATTTGCCGGAAAAGATAGTAATGAATTTGATGTTCCATCAACTCCTTATCATAGTGTAGTTCCCAGAATTGTCTTCTTTGGACTCCTTGGTGTGACATACTTCTTCTTAGCTCCACTGATTCTACCATTTCTTATAATTTACTATTGTATGGGATATATAATCTATCGCAACCAG CTACTGAATGTATATTCATCCAAGTATGAAACTGGTGGAAAGTTTTGGCCGATAGTGCACAATTCAATGATATTTTCTTTGATACTGATGCATGTTATTGCAATTGGTATATTTGGGTTGAAAAAGCTTCCCTTGGCTTCCTCTTTGATCATTCCTCTTCCAATTTTAACACTACTTTTCGATCAGTACATCCGACGTCGATTCCTGCCGATATTCAAAGCTTATCCAGTCGAG TGCTTGGTAAACAAAGATAGAGCAGACGAGAATGATCCTGCCATGGCTGAATTTTTTGATAAGCTAGTGTCTGCATACAGAGACCCAGCTTTGGATCCATTACAATATTCAAGAAACACCGACGGACAAAACGCTCCTCTTCTTGGTGCAGCTGAAGTTTGA
- the LOC107415897 gene encoding vesicle transport v-SNARE 13 isoform X1, which translates to MSEVFEGYERQYCELSANLSKKCTAAGALDGEQKKQKVTEIKTGIDEAESWIRKMDLEARSLQPNVKAVLLARLREYKSDLNNLKNEVKRLVFGNANAAARDELLESGMADALTASADQRSRLLMSTERINKSSDRIQESRRTMLETEELGVSILQDLSSQRQSLLHAHNTLHGVDDNIGKSKRVLTSMSRRMSKNKWIIGSIIAVLVLAIILILYFKLAK; encoded by the exons ATGAGCGAGGTGTTTGAAGGATACGAACGCCAATACTGCGAGCTCTCGGCCAATCTTTCCAAAAAGTGTACGGCAGCTGGTGCTCTTGATGGAG AGCAAAAGAAGCAAAAAGTTACGGAAATAAAGACTGGAATCGATGAAGCGGAGTCTTGG ATTCGTAAAATGGACCTTGAGGCAAGAAGTTTGCAGCCCAATGTTAAGGCCGTGCTTCTTGCTAGGTTGAGGGAATATAAATCAGATCTCAATAACTTGAAAAATGAAGTTAAAAGACTTGTATTTGGAAATGCAAATGCAGCTGCTCGAGATGAATTGTTGGAGTCAGGCATGGCTGATGCATTGACG GCATCAGCTGATCAGAGATCAAGATTATTAATGTCAACAGAGAGAATCAACAAATCCAGTGATAGAATCCAAGAAAGTAGAAGAACCATGCTGGAAACGGAAGAGCTTGGCGTTTCTATTCTTCAAGATTTGAGTTCACAACGACAATCTCTTTTACATGCTCATAACAcg CTTCATGGCGTGGACGACAACATAGGGAAGAGCAAGAGAGTATTGACATCCATGTCAAGGAGGATGAGCAAGAACAAGTGGATAATTGGCTCGATTATTGCAGTACTTGTCCTTGCTATCATTTTGATCTTGTACTTCAAACTTGCTAAATAA
- the LOC107415897 gene encoding vesicle transport v-SNARE 13 isoform X2: MWINQDKFQQKKQKVTEIKTGIDEAESWIRKMDLEARSLQPNVKAVLLARLREYKSDLNNLKNEVKRLVFGNANAAARDELLESGMADALTASADQRSRLLMSTERINKSSDRIQESRRTMLETEELGVSILQDLSSQRQSLLHAHNTLHGVDDNIGKSKRVLTSMSRRMSKNKWIIGSIIAVLVLAIILILYFKLAK, encoded by the exons ATGTGGATAAATCAAGATAAATTCC AGCAAAAGAAGCAAAAAGTTACGGAAATAAAGACTGGAATCGATGAAGCGGAGTCTTGG ATTCGTAAAATGGACCTTGAGGCAAGAAGTTTGCAGCCCAATGTTAAGGCCGTGCTTCTTGCTAGGTTGAGGGAATATAAATCAGATCTCAATAACTTGAAAAATGAAGTTAAAAGACTTGTATTTGGAAATGCAAATGCAGCTGCTCGAGATGAATTGTTGGAGTCAGGCATGGCTGATGCATTGACG GCATCAGCTGATCAGAGATCAAGATTATTAATGTCAACAGAGAGAATCAACAAATCCAGTGATAGAATCCAAGAAAGTAGAAGAACCATGCTGGAAACGGAAGAGCTTGGCGTTTCTATTCTTCAAGATTTGAGTTCACAACGACAATCTCTTTTACATGCTCATAACAcg CTTCATGGCGTGGACGACAACATAGGGAAGAGCAAGAGAGTATTGACATCCATGTCAAGGAGGATGAGCAAGAACAAGTGGATAATTGGCTCGATTATTGCAGTACTTGTCCTTGCTATCATTTTGATCTTGTACTTCAAACTTGCTAAATAA
- the LOC107415894 gene encoding pentatricopeptide repeat-containing protein At5g15340, mitochondrial: protein MRWPSHTVIASLSCHQLRSFLRACARRSSLDVGKKFHAVLITSGLAASRDTFLCNALLHFYALCGSPPCAYKVFDEIPNSHKDTVDWTTLMSCCARHRMPANGLHLFIEMRREGVIVDDVALICVFNSCARLSNVDVGLQGHGISKKMGCGSNIKVCNAVMDMYVKCGLLGEAKRVFEEMEERSIVSWTVILDGTVNLESIGSGRVLFDSMPERNEVAWTIMVVGYIGNGFTHEGFSLLREMVFGCGFMLNYVTLCSLLSACARSGDVMMGRWVHAYALKTMGKEMDIMVDTALVDMYAKCGRMNTAFKVFEHMPLRNVVAWNALVSGLAVHGMGKLILDIFPQMVKEAEPDDLTFTSLLSACSHSGLVEEGFHYFHNLELLYGITPKIEHYACMVDLLGRAGRLEEAWVLIKKMPMPPNEVVLGSLLGSCCVHGKLDLGEYVLHELLRLDPYSTECHVLLSNMYALEGKKEKARSLRHALKKRGIRKVPGMSSIYVDGQVYQFSAGDKSHPETTKIYMMLGEMIQRLRLAGYVPKTDSQVFSGCDSRENNADDFEEIEQALFTHSEKLAVCFGLIRTRAGSPLYIFKNLRICLDCHSAMKIVSRIYNREIVIRDRNRFHCFKQGSCSCSDYW, encoded by the coding sequence ATGAGATGGCCATCCCACACTGTCATAGCTTCACTCTCTTGCCATCAACTCCGCTCATTTCTTCGAGCATGTGCTCGGCGATCCTCTCTCGACGTCGGCAAGAAGTTCCATGCCGTCCTAATCACCTCCGGTCTCGCCGCTTCACGGGATACTTTCCTCTGCAATGCCCTCCTACATTTTTACGCGCTATGTGGCAGCCCTCCGTGTGCATACAAAGTGTTCGATGAAATTCCCAACTCGCACAAAGATACTGTGGATTGGACCACCCTCATGAGCTGCTGTGCTCGACATCGTATGCCAGCAAATGGGctccatttatttattgaaatgagAAGAGAAGGTGTGATTGTCGACGATGTGGCCTTGATTTGCGTGTTCAATTCGTGTGCTCGGTTGAGCAATGTTGATGTGGGTCTGCAAGGGCATGGAATTTCGAAGAAAATGGGTTGCGGTTCTAATATTAAGGTCTGCAATGCTGTTATGGATATGTATGTGAAATGTGGGCTATTGGGTGAGGCGAAACGGGTGTTCGAAGAGATGGAGGAACGAAGTATTGTGTCTTGGACTGTAATTTTGGATGGTACGGTTAATTTGGAAAGTATTGGAAGTGGGAGAGTGTTGTTTGATAGTATGCCTGAGAGAAATGAGGTTGCTTGGACTATTATGGTTGTTGGATATATAGGGAATGGGTTTACACACGAAGGTTTTTCACTTCTTCGTGAAATGGTTTTTGGCTGTGGTTTTATGCTAAACTATGTGACACTTTGTTCACTGTTGTCAGCATGTGCACGGTCCGGGGATGTTATGATGGGCAGATGGGTTCATGCTTATGCTCTTAAGACAATGGGGAAGGAGATGGATATCATGGTGGACACAGCTTTGGTTGACATGTATGCCAAATGTGGGAGGATGAACACTGCATTTAAAGTTTTTGAACATATGCCGCTGAGGAATGTGGTGGCATGGAACGCTTTGGTTAGTGGCCTTGCCGTTCACGGAATGGGAAAACTTATATTAGATATATTTCCTCAGATGGTGAAAGAAGCTGAGCCAGATGATCTGACCTTTACTTCTTTGTTGAGTGCTTGCAGCCACTCCGGACTTGTTGAAGAGGGTTTCCATTACTTCCATAATCTTGAATTATTGTATGGCATAACGCCTAAAATAGAACATTATGCTTGCATGGTGGATCTCTTGGGTAGGGCTGGCCGTTTAGAAGAAGCTTGggttctaataaagaaaatgcCAATGCCTCCTAATGAGGTTGTTCTAGGATCCCTTTTGGGTTCCTGCTGTGTTCATGGAAAGCTAGATCTGGGTGAATATGTACTGCATGAGCTACTACGGCTGGATCCTTACAGTACTGAATGTCATGTCTTGCTTTCTAACATGTATGCATTGGAGGGAAAGAAGGAGAAAGCTAGATCCCTTCGGCATGCTCTTAAGAAAAGAGGTATCAGAAAGGTTCCTGGAATGAGTTCAATTTATGTTGATGGCCAAGTTTATCAATTCAGTGCAGGAGATAAATCACACCCGGAGACCACAAAGATTTACATGATGCTGGGTGAGATGATCCAGAGATTGAGATTAGCTGGTTATGTTCCAAAAACCGATTCTCAAGTTTTCTCTGGCTGTGATAGTAGGGAGAATAATGCAGATGACTTTGAGGAGATAGAGCAGGCATTATTCACCCACAGTGAGAAGTTGGCAGTCTGTTTTGGACTTATTAGAACAAGAGCTGGTTCAcctctatatatttttaagaatttacGCATATGTCTGGATTGTCATTCTGCTATGAAGATAGTTTCTAGGATATATAATCGAGAAATTGTTATCAGAGATCGAAATCGCTTCCATTGTTTCAAGCAAGGTTCTTGTTCTTGTTCAGATTATTGGTAA